The genomic region CCACCGCCCGGTCAGCGTGTACTCGCGCACCACCGCCGGTGACTGGACCCGCAACGCCCACGGCACGCTCACGTCCTCTGTGGACGAAACAGATCTGCCCGGCGGGTGGCCGCCGGCGGACGCGATCAGCGTTGACGTGGAGGACCTTTACGACCAGCTCGTCGAGCGGGGGTACGACTACGGCCCGGCGTTCCGCGGGCTGCGCGGCGCGTGGCGGCAGGGTGACGTGATCTTCGCCGACGTCGCGCTGCCCGACGAGGCACCGGCGGCCGACGCGTTCGGCGTGCACCCGGCGTTGCTCGACGCGGTGCTGCACCCCGTCGTGGGCATCGCGGTGACCGGGCCGCAGGTGCGGCTCCCGTTCTCCTGGAACGGGGTTCGCCTGCACGCGCCCGGTGCGTCCGAGCTGCGCGTGCGGATCGCGCCCGCCGGCCAGGACGCCGTGACGATCACCGCCACCACCCCGGACGGCCTGCCCGTCGCGCACGTCGAGTCGTTGCGGCTGCTGCCGGTCAACGCCGACCAGCTCGGCGGTGACCGCGCCACCGCCCCGCTCCGACTCACCTGGACCGAGATCCCCGTGCCGGTGACCGTTCCGGTGCCGGGCACTGTCACGACCACGATCGAGGAAGGCTTCGCCGGCCTCACCGAGCTGCCGGACTTCGTGCTGCTCAACGTGACCGTGCGGCAGTCCGACGACGTCGTGGCGGACGCCCACCGCGTCACCGTGCTGGTCACGCAGCTGCTGCAGGAATGGTTGTCCGACAGCCGGTTCGGCGACTCGACGCTCGTGCTGTGCACGCACCACGGCGTCGCGACCGGTGACGCCGAGGACGTCGCCGACCTCGCCGCCGCGCCGATCTGGGCCTGGCCCGCACCGCGCAGGCCGAGCACCCCGACCGGATCGTGCTGCTGGACGCCGACTGCGCGGCCGAGTCGGAGCTGGTCGCGGGCGCGCTCGCGACCGGGGAGCAGCAGCTGGCGGTCCGCGACGGCGTGGTGCTCGTGCCGCGCCTGACCCAGCTGACCCCGCAGGACCTCGACGCCGGCATGGCGCCGCTCGACCCCGACGGCACGGTGCTGATCACAGGTGGCACCGGCGGGCTTGGTGCGTTGGTGGCCAAGCACTTGGTGACGCGGCACAACGTGCGGCACCTGCTGCTCACGAGCCGCCGTGGCGCCGACGCGCCGGGTGCGCCAGAACTGGCCGAAGAGCTGTCCTCGCTGGGCGCTCAAGTGAGGCTCGCGGCATGTGACGCGGCCGATGCGGATGCGTTGGAAGCGTTGCTCAACACGGTCGAACGTCCGCTGACCGCCGTCGTGCACACGGCCGGCGTGCTGGCGGACGGCACGGTGTCGGCGTTGACGGCAGAGCAGGTGCACACGGCGTTGCGTCCCAAGGTGGACGCGGCGTGGAACCTGCACCGGTTGACGTCCGGCTTGGCGGCGTTCGTGATGTTCTCCTCCGCTGTGGGCGTGGTCGGCAATCCCGGCCAGGCGAACTACGGCGCCGCCAACAACTTCCTCGACGCCCTCGCCCACCGCCGCCGCGCCCAGGGTCTGCCCGCGGTGTCGGCGGCGTGGGGGCTGTGGCAGGAGTCGAGCGGCATGACCTCGCACATGACCGAGATCGACGTGCAGCGCATCGGCAAACGCGGACTTGCGGCCATGCCAACGGAAGTGGGTCTGACGCACTTCGACACGGCGCTTTCCTCGGGCCTGCCGACGCTGGTCACCGCGCGCGTCGACACGCTGGACGTGGACGTCAGCTCGATCCCGGTGTTGCAGGGCCTCGTGCGCACCAAGCCACGTCGTGCGCTGGCGGCGAAGCGTTCGCTGGCCGCCGAGCTCGCCGGTCTCGACCAGGCCGCGCAGCACGCGTTGCTGCTCGACGTGGTGCGCAGGACGGCGGCGGGCACGCTCGGGCACGACGCGGCGGACGCGATCTCGCCGCACGGCGGGTTCCTGGAGCAGGGCTTCGACTCGCTGACCGCGGTGGAGCTGCGGTCGCGGCTGTCGAAGCTGGTGGACCTGAAGCTGCCGAGCACCTTGACGTTCGACTACCCCACCCCCGACTCGGTCGCCGGCTACCTGCGGCCGTTGCTGGTGCGGGAGGAGGCCGAGCAGACCTCGGACGTGCTGGGTGAGCTGGCGCGCCTGCGTTCGGTGCTCACGGCGGCCGCGGGCGACCCGTCGTTCGACGGCGACCGCGCGGCCGTGGTGACGGCGCTGAGCGAGCTGATGGGGCTGGTCGACGTGGAGTACGCGATCGACGCGCAGAGCTCCGACGACGACTTCTTCGCAATGATCGACAACGAGCTGGCCTAGAGGAGATTCCGGCATGTCGGAAGAGCAGAAGCTCAGGGAGTACCTCGGCCGGGTCACCGCCCAGCTGAAGCAGGCCAAGCGCCGGCTCGCCGAGGTCGAGTCCGCGCAGAGCGAGCCGATCGCCATCGTGGGCATGGCCTGCCGCTACCCCGGCGACGTCCGGTCGCCCGACGACCTGTGGCAGCTCGTCGCGTCCGGCCGCGACGCGATCACCGAGTTCCCCCGCAACCGCGGCTGGGACCTCGACGCGCTGTTCGACCCGGACCCGGACCGCAGCGGCAAGTCCTACACGCGCCACGGCGGCTTCCTGCACGACGCCGACGAGTTCGACGCGGAGTTCTTCGGCGTCTCCCCGCGCGAGGCCACCGCCACCGACCCCCAGCAACGCCTCCTGCTGGAGGCATCCTGGTCGGTCCTGGAAGACGCCGCCATCAACCCGGACTCGTTGCGCGGCAGCGACACCGGCGTCTTCGTGGGCGTGATGTCCCAGGAGTACGGCCCCTCCCTGCAGCACCCCTCGGTCGACGGCGCCGACGGCTTCCTGCTGACCGGC from Lentzea guizhouensis harbors:
- a CDS encoding type I polyketide synthase — encoded protein: MLLDADCAAESELVAGALATGEQQLAVRDGVVLVPRLTQLTPQDLDAGMAPLDPDGTVLITGGTGGLGALVAKHLVTRHNVRHLLLTSRRGADAPGAPELAEELSSLGAQVRLAACDAADADALEALLNTVERPLTAVVHTAGVLADGTVSALTAEQVHTALRPKVDAAWNLHRLTSGLAAFVMFSSAVGVVGNPGQANYGAANNFLDALAHRRRAQGLPAVSAAWGLWQESSGMTSHMTEIDVQRIGKRGLAAMPTEVGLTHFDTALSSGLPTLVTARVDTLDVDVSSIPVLQGLVRTKPRRALAAKRSLAAELAGLDQAAQHALLLDVVRRTAAGTLGHDAADAISPHGGFLEQGFDSLTAVELRSRLSKLVDLKLPSTLTFDYPTPDSVAGYLRPLLVREEAEQTSDVLGELARLRSVLTAAAGDPSFDGDRAAVVTALSELMGLVDVEYAIDAQSSDDDFFAMIDNELA